From the Leptospira biflexa serovar Patoc strain 'Patoc 1 (Paris)' genome, one window contains:
- a CDS encoding 4a-hydroxytetrahydrobiopterin dehydratase — protein MKELNPSLTETEIQTLLNNYPLWKWNKENGIPFLTMEYKFPSFPSAFLFLTKLAFVSESLDHHAEIWNVYNQVRLKLYTHDQNTLTKKDYEWIKRLMEHTNF, from the coding sequence ATGAAAGAACTCAATCCTTCCCTTACCGAAACGGAAATCCAAACCCTTCTGAACAACTACCCGCTTTGGAAATGGAACAAAGAAAATGGTATCCCTTTTCTCACCATGGAATACAAATTCCCTTCCTTTCCATCTGCATTTTTATTCTTAACGAAACTAGCCTTTGTATCTGAATCTTTGGATCACCATGCCGAAATATGGAATGTTTACAACCAAGTCCGACTCAAACTCTACACCCATGACCAAAATACGCTGACCAAAAAAGATTACGAATGGATCAAACGTTTGATGGAGCATACAAATTTTTAG
- a CDS encoding DMT family transporter, which produces MSRIFTPELFLVIAAILWGGTFVVIKLALDSVPPFLFLAVRFSLAGFITILLYRKTLFSKANRRWDYIVPAFFVACSALLGYAFQTIGLVYTSATQSGFMTGAYVIFVPLLEIAIERKLPSLRTWIAVVIVVIGLFCISQNGKTYDEFVNEFGFSYGDGLTLIGAFFFAVYIILIDIYSKKIPTQILVSFEILLIAIVSSFLFPVESIFSKQSISIQFDLKFWIGIIYTSVFATIFTTQIQTRYQKAVSPARAGLLYSLEPVFSFFLAYLVLGERLGTVGAIGSLLTLFGILYSEMGKWNKREE; this is translated from the coding sequence ATGTCTAGGATCTTCACGCCAGAACTCTTTTTGGTGATTGCCGCCATTCTTTGGGGTGGAACCTTTGTGGTCATCAAACTTGCATTGGATTCGGTGCCTCCTTTTTTATTTTTGGCGGTTCGATTTTCACTCGCGGGGTTCATTACAATTTTATTGTATCGGAAAACTTTATTTTCCAAGGCAAATCGAAGATGGGATTATATTGTTCCGGCTTTTTTTGTCGCATGTTCCGCTCTCCTTGGTTATGCCTTCCAAACCATTGGACTCGTTTATACATCAGCAACGCAATCTGGATTTATGACAGGGGCTTATGTCATCTTTGTTCCTTTACTGGAAATTGCCATCGAACGAAAACTTCCATCCTTACGAACTTGGATAGCAGTGGTTATCGTCGTCATCGGACTATTTTGTATTTCACAAAATGGAAAAACCTATGATGAATTTGTGAATGAATTTGGATTTAGTTATGGGGATGGACTCACTCTCATTGGAGCCTTCTTTTTTGCGGTATATATTATATTGATCGATATTTATAGTAAAAAAATCCCAACGCAAATTTTGGTTTCATTTGAAATATTACTCATCGCGATTGTTTCAAGTTTCTTATTTCCTGTGGAATCCATTTTTTCAAAACAGTCTATATCCATCCAATTTGATCTAAAATTTTGGATTGGGATCATCTACACTTCTGTATTTGCGACAATTTTCACAACACAGATCCAAACAAGATACCAGAAGGCTGTTTCACCAGCAAGGGCTGGGTTACTCTATAGTTTGGAACCTGTTTTCTCTTTTTTTCTGGCCTATCTCGTATTAGGTGAAAGATTGGGTACAGTGGGAGCGATTGGATCATTATTAACTTTATTTGGCATTTTGTACTCGGAAATGGGGAAATGGAACAAACGAGAAGAGTAG
- a CDS encoding DMT family transporter, translating to MTGNEKKGYFYVFLTGVFFAFEVIGFKEVFRRFHLSPEMAAFFGVGFAFLVVTPFFLSSAKRRTKVILTIRRDGLILLIGTLSNAMGIVLYYYALKQTDLGPAAILIKTTVLYNVILGVVFLGERFKDREVFGIILSIFGIYLISTLQGQINLISASCILISAFLFAIQSYLIKKYIPEILGLEFAYLRLFLLCVFFLLYALGIGSFAIPEWQTIVILGFCSLLGYFLGRAFYFEAHNYLPISKLNATLLIEPIFLMFVGILFMKEPVDLQKLGGGAIILLGLYLIVFHKRKVKT from the coding sequence TTGACTGGTAATGAAAAAAAAGGATACTTTTATGTCTTTTTAACCGGAGTCTTTTTCGCTTTTGAAGTCATCGGATTTAAAGAAGTTTTCCGAAGGTTTCATTTATCGCCAGAGATGGCGGCCTTTTTTGGTGTGGGTTTTGCCTTTCTTGTTGTGACACCCTTTTTTCTAAGTTCTGCCAAACGTAGGACCAAAGTAATCCTTACCATTCGAAGGGATGGCCTCATCCTTCTCATTGGAACGTTATCCAATGCTATGGGGATCGTTTTGTATTATTATGCCTTAAAACAAACTGACCTAGGCCCTGCAGCGATCCTAATCAAAACCACTGTATTGTACAATGTGATCCTTGGAGTGGTATTCCTGGGGGAAAGATTTAAGGACAGAGAAGTTTTTGGGATAATACTCTCAATCTTTGGAATCTATTTGATTTCGACTTTGCAAGGTCAGATCAATTTGATCTCCGCATCTTGTATCCTAATTAGCGCATTTTTATTTGCGATCCAAAGTTATTTAATCAAAAAATACATCCCAGAAATTTTAGGACTGGAATTCGCATACCTTCGTTTGTTTTTGTTATGTGTATTTTTTTTACTTTATGCCTTGGGTATTGGATCGTTTGCCATCCCTGAATGGCAAACGATTGTCATCCTTGGGTTCTGCTCTTTACTTGGTTATTTTTTGGGAAGAGCATTTTATTTTGAAGCACATAATTATTTACCGATTAGTAAACTCAATGCAACCCTTCTCATCGAACCTATTTTTTTAATGTTTGTGGGAATATTATTTATGAAAGAACCAGTCGACTTGCAAAAATTAGGTGGTGGAGCCATTATCCTTTTAGGATTGTATTTGATTGTATTCCACAAACGAAAGGTAAAAACATGA
- a CDS encoding porin OmpL1, producing MLKSLRFGMMGFVLMCLAGSLSAQSGPRSYVMFGLGMQFDLAQLGGTITKDGLDSRNPQLNAAGTPTGSLQKAIYSENTLISLKRTTGGAVGAKTNGAMVGGNVNVGYEKEGVFGVPSLFWRVNVNYTTKIMGGDTSSTVMGYKWLDQEWQYTAWTVPTYLGIKLYNAANDTAVYIGAGVNYFQGWWGVSGTINNPGLQTFAPGLLGPGGSLLGDAPNPGIHKENVRFGASGFGLNWLVGAQTKITDKGHLFFELETILSAGMGVGGVQSIGGASALAPWVAYPVVIGGQTYRVGYKLEI from the coding sequence ATGCTGAAATCTCTACGATTTGGAATGATGGGGTTCGTACTTATGTGCTTGGCTGGTAGCCTAAGCGCACAATCTGGTCCTCGTTCTTATGTTATGTTCGGTTTGGGTATGCAATTCGACCTTGCACAACTCGGTGGAACCATTACGAAAGATGGACTAGATTCAAGAAACCCACAGTTAAATGCTGCAGGAACACCTACAGGATCTCTTCAAAAAGCAATCTATTCAGAAAACACACTTATCAGTTTGAAACGAACAACTGGTGGAGCAGTTGGTGCAAAAACCAACGGAGCAATGGTGGGTGGTAACGTAAACGTAGGTTACGAAAAAGAAGGAGTCTTCGGAGTTCCTAGCCTTTTTTGGAGAGTCAACGTAAACTATACCACAAAAATTATGGGTGGTGATACATCTTCAACTGTTATGGGTTACAAGTGGTTAGACCAAGAGTGGCAATACACTGCTTGGACTGTTCCTACATACTTAGGGATTAAATTATACAATGCGGCAAATGACACAGCGGTGTACATTGGAGCAGGGGTAAACTACTTCCAAGGATGGTGGGGAGTTTCTGGAACGATCAACAACCCAGGACTTCAAACGTTCGCTCCTGGATTGTTAGGACCTGGCGGATCACTTCTTGGTGATGCTCCAAATCCTGGAATCCACAAAGAAAACGTACGTTTCGGCGCAAGTGGGTTCGGTCTCAACTGGCTCGTGGGTGCACAAACAAAAATCACTGACAAAGGTCACCTTTTCTTCGAATTGGAAACCATCCTTTCTGCTGGAATGGGTGTTGGTGGAGTACAATCAATCGGTGGAGCTTCTGCTCTTGCACCTTGGGTAGCATATCCAGTGGTCATCGGTGGACAAACTTACCGTGTAGGTTACAAATTGGAAATTTAA
- a CDS encoding cyclic nucleotide-binding domain-containing protein: MQLPLWKSILKRDDNPITEISHFLRETAIFEGMSRRTLREVARLIHKRKYYAGETIFYQGQAGTGVYLILQGKVEIFSEREGVTLKLAELEKGAFFGELALFQDFPRSATAVTLVDSILLGFFQPELKTLLETKPRVGNDLLLSFASIIADRLRKTNDTLEAAYFKSKKNKAR, translated from the coding sequence ATGCAACTTCCCCTTTGGAAATCCATTCTCAAACGCGATGACAATCCCATTACAGAGATTTCACATTTTTTACGTGAAACGGCCATCTTTGAAGGTATGTCACGAAGGACACTTCGTGAAGTGGCAAGACTCATTCATAAACGTAAATACTATGCGGGTGAAACTATATTCTACCAAGGGCAAGCGGGTACGGGGGTTTATTTAATCCTACAAGGAAAAGTAGAAATCTTTTCCGAAAGAGAAGGTGTTACCTTAAAACTCGCCGAACTGGAAAAAGGCGCATTTTTTGGGGAGCTGGCTCTTTTCCAAGATTTTCCAAGATCTGCAACTGCAGTCACACTTGTGGATTCTATCTTACTTGGTTTTTTCCAACCAGAACTCAAAACATTATTAGAAACAAAACCAAGAGTTGGAAATGATTTGCTCCTCAGTTTTGCCTCTATCATCGCAGATAGACTTCGCAAAACAAACGATACATTAGAAGCGGCTTACTTTAAGAGCAAAAAGAATAAGGCAAGATGA
- the bioB gene encoding biotin synthase BioB, with protein MIAEVQEKTISSSPSIISEEEALQILKGEVPLLPVVAKASEERFRHFGNRVRIHILDNIKNGYCPEDCGYCAQRKGGESGIQEYSLKSPEEIWEDAKKAKENGAYRFCMVTSGRGPTDKAVDKLAETISKINGELGMKVCLSAGILDGKKAKTLKDAGLDRYNHNLNTSESKYNEICSTHTFKDRLTTLEAAKEAEIGLCSGIIVGMGEELKDIVQVAFELKRLGVISIPVNFFIPIKGHAIQKSTLTPEFCVRVLSVFRLVNPDSEIRVGAGREGHLGFLQSMALYVANSLFAEGYLNVKGSEMEQTMNLIRDCNMVPEFTEGIPEGWEDYDSKFLYDEKNFPELYKHKK; from the coding sequence ATGATTGCAGAAGTCCAAGAAAAAACTATCTCTTCCTCTCCCTCTATCATTTCCGAGGAAGAAGCCCTTCAGATTCTCAAAGGGGAAGTCCCACTTTTACCCGTGGTAGCAAAGGCTTCGGAAGAACGATTTCGTCATTTTGGAAACCGAGTTCGGATTCATATCTTAGATAATATCAAAAACGGATACTGCCCTGAAGATTGTGGTTACTGTGCCCAAAGGAAGGGTGGTGAATCTGGGATCCAAGAGTATTCTTTAAAATCACCAGAGGAAATTTGGGAAGATGCCAAAAAAGCCAAAGAGAATGGTGCCTACCGATTCTGTATGGTCACTTCAGGCCGAGGCCCAACGGATAAAGCGGTCGATAAATTGGCAGAGACCATTTCCAAAATCAATGGGGAACTGGGGATGAAGGTCTGTCTTTCTGCAGGAATCTTAGATGGCAAAAAAGCAAAAACCTTAAAAGACGCAGGACTTGATCGATACAATCACAACCTCAATACATCGGAATCCAAATACAACGAAATTTGTTCGACTCATACCTTTAAAGACCGACTAACAACACTCGAGGCGGCAAAAGAAGCTGAGATTGGTTTGTGTTCCGGGATCATTGTGGGAATGGGGGAAGAGCTAAAAGACATCGTCCAAGTTGCCTTTGAACTAAAAAGGTTGGGTGTGATCTCCATCCCAGTCAACTTTTTTATCCCCATCAAAGGCCATGCCATTCAAAAGTCAACACTCACACCTGAATTTTGTGTCCGAGTTTTGTCTGTGTTTCGTTTGGTAAATCCTGATTCTGAGATCCGTGTGGGTGCCGGTCGTGAAGGGCATTTGGGTTTCTTACAATCAATGGCTCTTTATGTTGCCAATTCCCTCTTTGCAGAAGGGTATTTGAATGTGAAAGGAAGCGAAATGGAACAAACCATGAATTTGATTCGTGACTGTAATATGGTACCAGAGTTCACTGAAGGAATTCCTGAAGGATGGGAAGACTACGATTCCAAGTTTTTATACGACGAGAAAAACTTTCCGGAACTCTATAAACATAAAAAGTAG
- a CDS encoding AI-2E family transporter, whose product MNFKENSISSLVLRSAFFGLIALTILIGIVGVKFLAIPLLISGIHFYIFHGVVDYFESRGIHRAITIIVIFTFLITFAYWFLAFYLPNLFEKAQPIVSEWSIKMDDPNFQLLDFTKLPVVSKNPELWKKIINPEEIAKLATNNLEEFLRSIVVMIPTFISWMIIIPIISFFLLLDANVIYKTMISFIPNRFFEMFLMVFYRMNQQITSYLKSLVIQCGIMALVSSIGFYFIGMKFFVLFGVFLGVANSIPYLGPLIGAIPPILFAILFPEMSPSIGSIASVVIVAQLVDNAIVQPVVIANAVSLHPLAILIGIAVGGNFFGIFGMLLAIPVLSILKVTIGILYHALKEHQII is encoded by the coding sequence ATGAACTTCAAAGAAAATTCGATCTCATCCTTAGTGTTACGGTCTGCTTTTTTTGGCCTCATTGCATTGACAATTCTCATCGGCATTGTAGGTGTTAAGTTTTTAGCGATCCCACTTTTGATTTCAGGGATTCATTTTTATATTTTCCATGGAGTTGTGGATTATTTTGAATCCAGGGGAATCCATCGTGCGATCACCATCATTGTGATCTTTACATTTCTCATCACGTTCGCTTATTGGTTTTTGGCTTTTTATCTTCCCAATTTATTCGAGAAGGCACAACCAATCGTTTCAGAATGGTCGATCAAAATGGATGACCCCAATTTTCAACTTTTAGATTTTACCAAATTACCAGTTGTCTCTAAAAACCCAGAACTCTGGAAAAAAATCATCAATCCAGAAGAGATTGCCAAACTAGCGACAAATAATTTAGAAGAATTTTTAAGAAGTATTGTCGTGATGATCCCAACATTCATCAGTTGGATGATCATCATACCAATCATCAGCTTCTTTTTGTTACTCGATGCAAATGTAATTTACAAGACAATGATTAGTTTTATACCAAATCGGTTTTTTGAAATGTTTTTGATGGTTTTTTATCGAATGAACCAACAAATCACGAGTTACTTAAAAAGTTTGGTGATCCAATGTGGGATCATGGCATTGGTATCTTCCATTGGATTTTATTTTATAGGAATGAAATTTTTTGTACTCTTTGGTGTATTTTTAGGAGTGGCCAATTCGATTCCGTATTTAGGACCATTGATTGGAGCCATCCCACCCATTCTTTTTGCGATTTTATTTCCTGAAATGTCACCTTCTATTGGTTCCATTGCATCTGTCGTGATTGTTGCCCAACTCGTAGACAATGCCATTGTCCAACCTGTAGTGATTGCCAATGCGGTTTCCTTACATCCGCTCGCGATATTAATTGGGATTGCTGTCGGTGGAAATTTTTTCGGGATCTTTGGAATGTTACTAGCGATTCCAGTTCTATCGATACTAAAGGTTACGATTGGCATTCTTTATCATGCACTCAAGGAACATCAAATTATCTAA
- the bioA gene encoding adenosylmethionine--8-amino-7-oxononanoate transaminase, giving the protein MRNENPVNTYTWVPLTIQDESETLLNIVSAEKEFVTDSDGNVWIDAISSWWTMIFGHRHPRLLLALQNQLQSLDHVMLAGNIHEPAENLSKAILDLTESNFAKVFYSDNGSNAIEISLKLAIQYYQNLPNSKPRSEFLVFSNSYHGDSIGAMNVSGQNYFNRIFSELRFPTKEFPAPNCMNCPWGKKPDHCSTECLSDLELAIKQKDFAGIVIEPLVFGANGMLFYDKKVLVKLRELATYTGTLLIFDEVFTGMGKLGEPFAFQKAGVVPDLLVFAKGLTGGILPLACTLVPKFIYETFRSKDPYKAFFHAHTMTGNALACSLGYEAITMLNEFGLTQVKELEKKLKQYAESFQKKMGNSIENVRVMGGIFAFEWKEPVANDEYLNPIGKQIRNSLRKFLILLRPLGRTIYITPPYTISDASLEKIFFALETTLLGFLEPEKY; this is encoded by the coding sequence ATGAGGAATGAAAATCCCGTAAACACATACACTTGGGTGCCTCTCACAATCCAAGATGAATCGGAAACATTATTAAATATCGTTTCTGCAGAAAAAGAATTTGTAACTGATAGTGATGGGAATGTATGGATTGATGCCATCTCTAGTTGGTGGACGATGATTTTTGGGCATAGACACCCAAGGCTTCTTTTGGCATTACAAAACCAATTACAATCTTTAGATCATGTGATGCTTGCTGGGAACATCCATGAACCAGCAGAAAACTTATCGAAGGCCATTTTAGATCTTACAGAATCAAATTTTGCGAAAGTGTTTTATTCGGATAACGGATCCAATGCGATTGAGATCTCTCTGAAACTTGCGATCCAATACTATCAAAATCTTCCCAATTCTAAACCAAGATCTGAGTTTTTGGTTTTTTCCAATTCTTATCATGGTGATAGTATTGGCGCGATGAATGTCTCGGGACAAAACTACTTCAATCGAATTTTTTCAGAGTTACGTTTCCCAACAAAAGAATTCCCTGCACCAAATTGTATGAATTGTCCCTGGGGCAAAAAACCGGATCATTGTTCTACGGAATGTTTGTCAGATTTAGAACTCGCTATCAAACAAAAAGATTTTGCAGGCATTGTGATTGAACCTTTGGTCTTTGGAGCCAACGGAATGCTTTTTTATGATAAAAAGGTTTTGGTCAAACTAAGAGAACTTGCCACTTACACAGGCACCTTACTCATCTTTGACGAAGTATTTACGGGGATGGGAAAATTGGGAGAACCGTTTGCTTTTCAAAAGGCTGGCGTTGTCCCAGATTTACTAGTATTTGCGAAAGGATTAACAGGTGGAATATTACCTCTCGCTTGTACTCTCGTTCCAAAGTTTATTTATGAAACCTTTAGATCCAAAGATCCGTATAAAGCTTTTTTCCATGCACATACCATGACAGGAAATGCACTCGCATGTAGTCTTGGTTATGAAGCCATAACGATGTTAAATGAATTTGGTCTCACTCAAGTTAAAGAGTTAGAGAAAAAATTAAAACAATATGCAGAATCGTTTCAAAAGAAAATGGGAAATTCGATTGAGAATGTCAGAGTGATGGGTGGGATTTTTGCCTTTGAGTGGAAGGAACCTGTCGCCAATGATGAGTATCTCAATCCCATCGGAAAACAAATTCGAAACTCACTACGAAAATTTTTGATCTTACTTAGGCCTCTAGGGAGAACCATTTACATCACACCTCCCTATACCATTTCCGATGCATCCTTGGAAAAGATATTTTTTGCCTTGGAAACGACACTGCTTGGATTTTTAGAACCAGAAAAATACTAA
- the bioD gene encoding dethiobiotin synthase yields the protein MGQAFYVTGTGTDVGKTFFSSLFMAKYAKKYGFRYWKPIQTGSISADDTTFVQKTTSLPDSYFLKPNYVFKTPASPHYAAKIEGQTIDPKSLLSSVSKERKTNTLIEGAGGVFVPITEDYLTIRAIQESNLGVVVVGSTELGTINHTLMTLEVLTSRFIPVFGFYLVGPENSLQEDNATMIQRLGGASFLGFTNFPEQKLTSDEFIRFASEHFDPNRNVIDVVLNADEE from the coding sequence ATGGGCCAAGCTTTTTATGTAACGGGGACAGGAACCGATGTCGGGAAAACCTTTTTTTCCAGTCTGTTCATGGCAAAATATGCAAAAAAGTATGGATTTCGTTATTGGAAACCGATCCAAACAGGATCTATCAGCGCGGATGATACAACCTTTGTCCAAAAGACGACAAGTTTACCAGATTCTTATTTTTTAAAACCAAACTATGTTTTTAAAACACCAGCAAGCCCTCATTACGCGGCAAAAATAGAAGGTCAAACCATTGATCCAAAATCACTTTTGTCCTCCGTCTCAAAAGAGAGAAAAACTAATACTTTGATTGAAGGGGCAGGGGGAGTGTTTGTACCCATCACGGAAGATTATCTCACGATCCGCGCCATCCAAGAATCCAATTTGGGTGTGGTGGTGGTAGGATCTACTGAACTAGGAACCATCAATCATACCTTAATGACATTGGAAGTGTTAACCTCACGTTTTATACCCGTATTTGGATTTTATTTGGTGGGCCCCGAAAACTCTCTCCAAGAAGACAATGCCACTATGATACAAAGATTAGGTGGGGCTTCCTTTTTGGGATTTACCAATTTCCCTGAACAAAAATTGACATCTGATGAGTTTATCAGATTTGCCTCAGAACATTTTGATCCAAACCGAAATGTGATCGATGTTGTATTGAATGCAGATGAGGAATGA
- the ung gene encoding uracil-DNA glycosylase has product MKDVQIESSWKEVLKDEFKKPYFTELREWVRERYKSTIVYPPAKQIFNAFDLCPFDNVKVVILGQDPYHGPGQAHGLCFSVLEGVPFPPSLQNIFKEIQDDLKKPIPKSGNLSYLAKQGVFLLNATLTVEKDKAGSHQNKGWEIFTDAVISTLAEKKSNLVFLLWGSFAGKKEILIPPNKHLVLKSAHPSPLSAYRGFLGNKHFSKTNEYLISAGKQSIDW; this is encoded by the coding sequence CTGAAAGACGTGCAAATTGAATCTAGCTGGAAAGAGGTTTTAAAAGATGAATTTAAAAAACCATATTTTACAGAATTAAGGGAGTGGGTGAGAGAAAGATACAAATCAACGATCGTTTACCCTCCCGCCAAACAGATATTTAATGCATTTGATTTATGCCCTTTTGACAATGTCAAAGTGGTCATTCTTGGCCAAGACCCATACCATGGTCCTGGACAAGCCCATGGTCTTTGTTTTTCTGTCTTAGAAGGTGTCCCCTTCCCCCCTTCCTTACAAAACATCTTCAAAGAGATCCAAGATGATTTAAAAAAACCAATTCCAAAATCAGGGAATTTAAGTTACCTCGCCAAACAAGGTGTTTTTTTACTGAATGCGACCCTCACAGTGGAAAAGGACAAAGCAGGTTCCCATCAAAACAAAGGATGGGAAATATTTACCGATGCTGTGATTTCAACCTTAGCGGAAAAAAAATCGAACTTGGTATTTTTATTATGGGGTTCGTTTGCAGGTAAAAAAGAAATTTTGATTCCACCAAACAAACATTTGGTATTAAAGTCTGCGCATCCTTCTCCCCTTTCTGCCTACCGAGGATTTTTGGGAAATAAACATTTTTCAAAAACCAATGAATATTTAATTTCTGCAGGAAAACAAAGCATTGACTGGTAA
- the carA gene encoding glutamine-hydrolyzing carbamoyl-phosphate synthase small subunit, with protein sequence MQAFLVLANGTVMKGRSFGANKNSIGEVVFNTSMAGYQEILTDPSYKGQLVTLTYPMIGNYGINPDDMESDRIQASGLIVKEYVKRPSNFQSKETLSEFLIRFGVPAIEGIDTRKLTRIIRNSGAMNCGIFISETYEDSFLETVKNAPSMEGQDLAQIVTCEKPYVFGAHSPSKFKLAVYDFGIKRNILRLLDSAGFNVHVFPAKTKAEDLLKEGFDAFFLSNGPGDPAPLDYAIQSAKTIMDAKKPLFGICLGHQIIGLALGKKTAKLKFGHRGGNHPVRNEETGKIEITSQNHGFHVLGESSEDMPITRLNLFDNTVAGLKTKGLPVMAVQYHPEACPGPHDSAYHFQEFYTMVETSKG encoded by the coding sequence ATGCAGGCTTTTTTGGTTTTAGCAAACGGAACGGTCATGAAGGGCCGATCCTTCGGTGCAAATAAGAATTCGATCGGAGAGGTAGTTTTTAATACCTCCATGGCAGGGTATCAGGAAATACTAACGGATCCCTCCTATAAAGGTCAACTTGTCACACTCACCTACCCAATGATTGGGAACTACGGAATCAACCCCGACGATATGGAATCTGATCGTATTCAGGCATCTGGCCTCATCGTGAAAGAATATGTCAAACGACCTTCCAATTTCCAATCGAAAGAAACACTCAGTGAATTTCTAATTCGTTTTGGTGTGCCTGCCATCGAAGGGATCGACACACGCAAACTAACACGCATCATTCGGAACTCTGGTGCCATGAATTGTGGGATCTTTATCAGTGAAACTTACGAGGATTCATTTTTAGAAACTGTAAAGAATGCACCTTCAATGGAAGGCCAAGACTTAGCCCAAATTGTGACTTGCGAAAAGCCATATGTCTTCGGCGCACACTCTCCGAGTAAATTTAAACTTGCCGTTTATGATTTTGGTATCAAAAGAAATATCTTACGTTTACTTGATTCCGCTGGTTTTAATGTTCATGTTTTCCCGGCTAAAACAAAAGCAGAAGACTTACTCAAAGAAGGATTTGATGCTTTCTTTTTATCCAATGGTCCAGGTGACCCAGCTCCACTCGATTATGCAATCCAATCAGCCAAAACCATCATGGATGCAAAAAAGCCACTCTTTGGAATTTGTTTAGGTCACCAAATCATAGGACTTGCGCTCGGAAAAAAGACCGCCAAGCTTAAGTTTGGTCATCGAGGTGGGAATCATCCAGTAAGAAATGAAGAAACTGGTAAAATTGAAATCACTTCTCAAAACCACGGTTTTCATGTTCTCGGCGAGTCTTCGGAAGATATGCCAATCACACGTCTCAATCTTTTTGACAATACGGTAGCTGGACTCAAAACAAAAGGATTACCTGTGATGGCAGTCCAATACCACCCGGAAGCTTGTCCGGGTCCTCATGACTCAGCCTATCATTTCCAAGAATTTTATACTATGGTAGAAACCTCAAAAGGATAA